The Neoarius graeffei isolate fNeoGra1 chromosome 10, fNeoGra1.pri, whole genome shotgun sequence genome has a segment encoding these proteins:
- the lrrc2 gene encoding leucine-rich repeat-containing protein 2 isoform X5 gives MWIAFHSGKQTAKASKNEYIERIHTEEALFYSGIVNMRVDRIGSDIPVYDLSVIRNLWECRVKKYKQRQKKEQERINKSALAKINQEWQYRIVCRKMKTKEITALQCYLERSAFAEMDILPTVHTSTDSEDKKFIFELSGDKWRKLPEDLQYMTYLREWHIHRTQIQKLPEYIEQFVDLCVLDMPKNRFTQLPAEIGKLANLKELNMNYNKLSSIPPELGECENLEKLEMTANLDLSELPFELSNLKKLKHLDLAENKFATIPVSVLRMSSLQWLDISKNSLRDLPEDIDRLEELQTLFLHKNKLKYLPMSTANIVTLKMLVVSGDELTCIPAGLTENPALKFIKLFDNPISLDVSEDKKDNTLEQTEHDKEFMQTYIETLKDRAHRISKQVLHKADLTYKEN, from the exons ATGTGGATTGCGTTTCACTCTGGTAAACAAACAGCTAAAGCTAGTAAGAACGAATACATAGAAAGAATACATACTGAAG aagCTCTTTTTTATTCAGGAATAGTAAACATGAGGGTGGACAGGATTGGAAGTGACATTCCCGTGTATGACCTCTCAGTGATACGCAACCTTTGGGAGTGCCGAGTGAAAAAATACAAGCAGCGTCAGAAGAAAGAACAGGAAAGAATCAACAAAAGTGCCCTGGCCAA gATAAATCAGGAATGGCAGTACCGCATAGTATGCAGGAAAATGAAGACCAAAGAAATCACTGCTCTCCAGTGTTATCTGGAAAGATCAGCTTTTGCAGAAATGGACATTTTACCCACAGTTCACACAA GCACTGACAGTGAAGACAAGAAATTCATTTTTGAGTTGAGTGGAGATAAATGGAGG AAACTACCAGAAGATCTTCAGTATATGACTTATCTACGAGAATGGCACATTCACAGAACACAAATTCAAAAGTTGCCTGAATACATTGAACAGTTTGTGGATTTGTGTGTCTTAGACATGCCTAAAAACAGATTCACACAGCTTCCAGCTGAGATAG GAAAACTGGCAAACCTAAAAGAACTGAACATGAATTACAATAAGTTATCAAGCATTCCACCTGAGCTTGGAGAGTGTGAAAATCTGGAAAAGCTAGAAATGACAGCAAATTTAGACCTCAGTGAATTGCCTTTTGAG CTGAGCAACTTAAAAAAACTTAAACATCTCGACCTAGCAGAAAATAAATTTGCCACTATACCAGTCAGTGTACTTCGAATGTCAAGCCTTCAGTGGTTGGACATCAGTAAGAACAGTCTTCGTGATTTGCCAGAAGATATTGATAG GCTGGAAGAGTTACAGACATTGTTCCTGCATAAAAACAAAttgaaatatctaccaatgtcaACAGCAAATATTGTCACCCTCAAAATGCTTGTTGTCAGTGGAGATGAACTGACTTGTATTCCTGCTGGCCTCACAGAAAATCCAGCTCTTAA ATTCATAAAATTATTTGATAATCCAATAAGCTTGGATGTCAGTGAGGATAAGAAAGATAACACACTCGAGCAGACTGAGCATGACAAAGAGTTTATGCAGACCTATATTGAGACTCTCAAAGACAGAG CCCACAGAATTAGTAAACAAGTACTGCACAAGGCTGATCTCACCTACAAAG aaaactga
- the lrrc2 gene encoding leucine-rich repeat-containing protein 2 isoform X3, whose product MWIAFHSGKQTAKASKNEYIERIHTEEALFYSGIVNMRVDRIGSDIPVYDLSVIRNLWECRVKKYKQRQKKEQERINKSALAKINQEWQYRIVCRKMKTKEITALQCYLERSAFAEMDILPTVHTSTDSEDKKFIFELSGDKWRKLPEDLQYMTYLREWHIHRTQIQKLPEYIEQFVDLCVLDMPKNRFTQLPAEIGKLANLKELNMNYNKLSSIPPELGECENLEKLEMTANLDLSELPFELSNLKKLKHLDLAENKFATIPVSVLRMSSLQWLDISKNSLRDLPEDIDRLEELQTLFLHKNKLKYLPMSTANIVTLKMLVVSGDELTCIPAGLTENPALKFIKLFDNPISLDVSEDKKDNTLEQTEHDKEFMQTYIETLKDRAHRISKQVLHKADLTYKAQENWVRGSRPCCDVSGRTRCSSLAVLLWFYSMEMAHENTGELSSASSSSSGSLELCLSLPNRIYDSLPSLPFASRC is encoded by the exons ATGTGGATTGCGTTTCACTCTGGTAAACAAACAGCTAAAGCTAGTAAGAACGAATACATAGAAAGAATACATACTGAAG aagCTCTTTTTTATTCAGGAATAGTAAACATGAGGGTGGACAGGATTGGAAGTGACATTCCCGTGTATGACCTCTCAGTGATACGCAACCTTTGGGAGTGCCGAGTGAAAAAATACAAGCAGCGTCAGAAGAAAGAACAGGAAAGAATCAACAAAAGTGCCCTGGCCAA gATAAATCAGGAATGGCAGTACCGCATAGTATGCAGGAAAATGAAGACCAAAGAAATCACTGCTCTCCAGTGTTATCTGGAAAGATCAGCTTTTGCAGAAATGGACATTTTACCCACAGTTCACACAA GCACTGACAGTGAAGACAAGAAATTCATTTTTGAGTTGAGTGGAGATAAATGGAGG AAACTACCAGAAGATCTTCAGTATATGACTTATCTACGAGAATGGCACATTCACAGAACACAAATTCAAAAGTTGCCTGAATACATTGAACAGTTTGTGGATTTGTGTGTCTTAGACATGCCTAAAAACAGATTCACACAGCTTCCAGCTGAGATAG GAAAACTGGCAAACCTAAAAGAACTGAACATGAATTACAATAAGTTATCAAGCATTCCACCTGAGCTTGGAGAGTGTGAAAATCTGGAAAAGCTAGAAATGACAGCAAATTTAGACCTCAGTGAATTGCCTTTTGAG CTGAGCAACTTAAAAAAACTTAAACATCTCGACCTAGCAGAAAATAAATTTGCCACTATACCAGTCAGTGTACTTCGAATGTCAAGCCTTCAGTGGTTGGACATCAGTAAGAACAGTCTTCGTGATTTGCCAGAAGATATTGATAG GCTGGAAGAGTTACAGACATTGTTCCTGCATAAAAACAAAttgaaatatctaccaatgtcaACAGCAAATATTGTCACCCTCAAAATGCTTGTTGTCAGTGGAGATGAACTGACTTGTATTCCTGCTGGCCTCACAGAAAATCCAGCTCTTAA ATTCATAAAATTATTTGATAATCCAATAAGCTTGGATGTCAGTGAGGATAAGAAAGATAACACACTCGAGCAGACTGAGCATGACAAAGAGTTTATGCAGACCTATATTGAGACTCTCAAAGACAGAG CCCACAGAATTAGTAAACAAGTACTGCACAAGGCTGATCTCACCTACAAAG cgcaagaaaactgggtccgtggctcgcggccatgttgtgacgtcagcggaagaacacgctgcagttcactggctgttctactctggttctactcaatggaaatggcgcatgaaaacacaggtgaactctctagtgctagctcctcctcttctgggagtctagaattgtgtttatctcttccgaatagaatctatgatagcctaccctctttaccctttgcctctcgttgctag
- the lrrc2 gene encoding leucine-rich repeat-containing protein 2 isoform X6, whose protein sequence is MWIAFHSGKQTAKASKNEYIERIHTEEALFYSGIVNMRVDRIGSDIPVYDLSVIRNLWECRVKKYKQRQKKEQERINKSALAKINQEWQYRIVCRKMKTKEITALQCYLERSAFAEMDILPTVHTSTDSEDKKFIFELSGDKWRKLPEDLQYMTYLREWHIHRTQIQKLPEYIEQFVDLCVLDMPKNRFTQLPAEIGKLANLKELNMNYNKLSSIPPELGECENLEKLEMTANLDLSELPFELSNLKKLKHLDLAENKFATIPVSVLRMSSLQWLDISKNSLRDLPEDIDRLEELQTLFLHKNKLKYLPMSTANIVTLKMLVVSGDELTCIPAGLTENPALKFIKLFDNPISLDVSEDKKDNTLEQTEHDKEFMQTYIETLKDRETAPTYTTKVSLSCLL, encoded by the exons ATGTGGATTGCGTTTCACTCTGGTAAACAAACAGCTAAAGCTAGTAAGAACGAATACATAGAAAGAATACATACTGAAG aagCTCTTTTTTATTCAGGAATAGTAAACATGAGGGTGGACAGGATTGGAAGTGACATTCCCGTGTATGACCTCTCAGTGATACGCAACCTTTGGGAGTGCCGAGTGAAAAAATACAAGCAGCGTCAGAAGAAAGAACAGGAAAGAATCAACAAAAGTGCCCTGGCCAA gATAAATCAGGAATGGCAGTACCGCATAGTATGCAGGAAAATGAAGACCAAAGAAATCACTGCTCTCCAGTGTTATCTGGAAAGATCAGCTTTTGCAGAAATGGACATTTTACCCACAGTTCACACAA GCACTGACAGTGAAGACAAGAAATTCATTTTTGAGTTGAGTGGAGATAAATGGAGG AAACTACCAGAAGATCTTCAGTATATGACTTATCTACGAGAATGGCACATTCACAGAACACAAATTCAAAAGTTGCCTGAATACATTGAACAGTTTGTGGATTTGTGTGTCTTAGACATGCCTAAAAACAGATTCACACAGCTTCCAGCTGAGATAG GAAAACTGGCAAACCTAAAAGAACTGAACATGAATTACAATAAGTTATCAAGCATTCCACCTGAGCTTGGAGAGTGTGAAAATCTGGAAAAGCTAGAAATGACAGCAAATTTAGACCTCAGTGAATTGCCTTTTGAG CTGAGCAACTTAAAAAAACTTAAACATCTCGACCTAGCAGAAAATAAATTTGCCACTATACCAGTCAGTGTACTTCGAATGTCAAGCCTTCAGTGGTTGGACATCAGTAAGAACAGTCTTCGTGATTTGCCAGAAGATATTGATAG GCTGGAAGAGTTACAGACATTGTTCCTGCATAAAAACAAAttgaaatatctaccaatgtcaACAGCAAATATTGTCACCCTCAAAATGCTTGTTGTCAGTGGAGATGAACTGACTTGTATTCCTGCTGGCCTCACAGAAAATCCAGCTCTTAA ATTCATAAAATTATTTGATAATCCAATAAGCTTGGATGTCAGTGAGGATAAGAAAGATAACACACTCGAGCAGACTGAGCATGACAAAGAGTTTATGCAGACCTATATTGAGACTCTCAAAGACAGAG AAACAGCACCAACGTACACCACCAAAGTGTCTCTGAGTTGCCTTCTTTAG